The proteins below are encoded in one region of Nitrospirota bacterium:
- a CDS encoding cyclic peptide export ABC transporter, which translates to MRLLDFLTAETDLRSTRVIVMSTLAGSANAMVVVIINNVAQDFSELNFRSLLMFSLCILLYVVTKKYSLYETATTVRTAMYRANMRISDKIRRTSLMSLETIGKTQIYTTMAENTEIVYEASRKMVNGISQIVMLVFCFIYIAILSMTAFWFSIAMIGSAVLIYILNQKKISEGLRAAANKEGEYFDTMNHILEGFKEIKMNVKKSEDLLRNYLEKISRSTKELQIGTENRVIANYIFIQIFFYILLGSIVFVLPQTSSVTVKVVGQITAVILFIIGPLGNVVEAIPLILKANMSLERFDNLEKLLEDSDDMKHTAPDAILRSKETFDAITLKRVIFTYPETPAKQSFTVGPIDLTIKRGEVVFLVGGNGSGKTTLLKILTGLYYPQSGTIMVDDIAVNMTNYAYYRDLIAVIFTESHVFDRLYGIDDVDEIKLNELINMMELVDKTSYVEGKFTDIKLSTGQRKRLALIESLMENRAVYVLDEVAADQDPHFRKYFYDNILRKMQSEGKTIIAATHDDKYFYVADRVLKMDYGKITEDRHHGQHK; encoded by the coding sequence ATGAGACTTTTAGATTTCTTAACTGCTGAGACTGACCTCAGAAGCACCAGGGTCATTGTGATGTCCACCCTGGCAGGTTCTGCCAATGCAATGGTAGTAGTAATCATAAACAACGTCGCTCAGGATTTTTCAGAGCTTAATTTCAGATCCCTTCTAATGTTTTCTCTGTGCATCTTACTGTATGTAGTTACAAAAAAATATTCACTCTATGAAACTGCCACAACAGTGCGCACGGCCATGTATCGAGCCAATATGCGGATTTCTGATAAAATCAGGCGCACATCTCTCATGTCTCTGGAGACAATCGGTAAAACACAAATATATACCACTATGGCTGAAAACACGGAAATTGTCTATGAGGCGTCAAGAAAAATGGTCAACGGAATCTCCCAGATAGTAATGCTGGTTTTCTGCTTTATTTATATAGCCATACTTTCTATGACAGCCTTCTGGTTTTCTATAGCCATGATAGGCAGCGCAGTTTTAATCTATATTCTAAACCAAAAAAAAATAAGCGAAGGACTTCGCGCAGCGGCCAATAAAGAGGGCGAATATTTTGACACTATGAATCATATCCTTGAGGGTTTTAAGGAAATCAAGATGAATGTGAAAAAAAGCGAGGATCTGCTACGAAATTATCTTGAAAAAATATCTCGTTCCACTAAAGAGCTACAGATAGGCACAGAGAACAGAGTGATAGCAAACTACATATTTATTCAGATATTTTTCTACATACTACTTGGTTCTATAGTGTTTGTGCTGCCTCAGACCTCGTCAGTAACGGTGAAGGTGGTAGGACAGATAACCGCTGTGATACTTTTTATAATAGGCCCCCTGGGAAACGTGGTAGAAGCCATACCGCTTATACTAAAGGCAAACATGTCGCTTGAGCGCTTTGACAATCTTGAGAAACTTCTGGAGGACTCCGACGATATGAAACACACAGCCCCTGATGCAATCCTAAGAAGTAAAGAAACATTTGACGCAATAACTCTCAAAAGAGTAATATTTACGTACCCTGAAACACCAGCAAAGCAATCTTTCACCGTAGGGCCCATAGACCTGACTATCAAACGGGGTGAAGTCGTCTTTTTAGTTGGCGGAAACGGTTCCGGCAAAACCACCCTGCTTAAAATACTGACAGGCCTCTATTATCCTCAGTCGGGAACTATTATGGTTGATGATATAGCGGTTAATATGACAAATTACGCATATTACAGAGACCTGATTGCTGTTATCTTCACTGAGTCCCATGTCTTTGACAGGCTTTATGGGATAGATGATGTTGACGAGATAAAACTAAACGAGCTTATCAATATGATGGAACTGGTTGATAAAACCTCATACGTTGAGGGTAAATTTACTGATATAAAACTCTCCACCGGACAGCGCAAAAGACTGGCCCTGATTGAATCCTTAATGGAGAACAGAGCGGTTTATGTGCTGGATGAGGTGGCGGCAGACCAGGACCCGCATTTCAGAAAGTACTTTTACGACAATATATTAAGGAAAATGCAAAGCGAGGGTAAAACGATTATTGCAGCCACTCATGATGACAAGTATTTTTATGTTGCTGACCGGGTGCTTAAAATGGATTACGGGAAAATAACTGAGGACAGACATCATGGGCAGCACAAGTAA
- a CDS encoding prohibitin family protein, producing MGSTSKLKNRIACFRDNLSEHIPQMLVTLILVALLLAFLWQRIVISVNSGEAGVLYKRFYGGTVVDKVYGEGIHLIFPWDSMTVYNVRYQTLQHNVDAITKQGLTIHLDVVIRYRPEYQVLGVLHQAVGTDYANTIVKPEVEAALRAVVGNYDADDVYSNKNAAIQTIVNQSLRQVSRRFVQIDSVMITKVTLPEKIQKAILQKMEQEQMDLAYDYKVDIEKKEAFRKKIEAEGIKVYNETINATLNENILRYVGIAATKDLSTSPNSKIIVIGGGKTGLPVLLDTGK from the coding sequence ATGGGCAGCACAAGTAAACTTAAAAACCGCATAGCCTGCTTCAGAGACAACCTTAGCGAACACATCCCGCAGATGCTGGTAACTCTGATACTGGTAGCACTATTATTAGCGTTTCTTTGGCAGCGGATTGTTATTTCTGTAAACTCCGGAGAGGCAGGAGTGCTGTATAAGAGGTTTTACGGCGGTACGGTAGTAGATAAGGTTTACGGAGAGGGAATACACTTGATATTTCCATGGGATTCCATGACTGTGTACAACGTCAGATATCAGACTTTGCAGCACAACGTGGATGCAATAACCAAACAAGGATTAACAATACATCTGGATGTTGTTATCAGATACCGTCCGGAATATCAGGTGTTAGGAGTGCTGCATCAGGCAGTCGGAACTGATTATGCTAACACAATAGTAAAACCTGAGGTGGAGGCTGCCTTGCGTGCCGTAGTAGGTAATTATGACGCTGATGATGTATATTCCAACAAAAATGCAGCGATTCAGACAATAGTAAACCAGAGTCTCAGACAGGTATCTCGCAGATTCGTTCAGATAGACAGCGTTATGATAACAAAGGTCACACTGCCGGAGAAGATACAAAAAGCCATCTTGCAAAAAATGGAACAAGAGCAGATGGATCTCGCATATGATTACAAGGTAGATATAGAGAAAAAAGAAGCCTTTAGAAAGAAGATAGAGGCCGAGGGTATAAAAGTCTATAACGAAACTATAAACGCTACTTTAAATGAAAACATACTAAGATATGTGGGTATAGCTGCTACCAAAGATTTGTCAACATCCCCAAATTCAAAGATTATAGTCATAGGGGGCGGCAAGACCGGCTTACCTGTTCTTTTGGATACAGGGAAATAG